A single Acidobacteriaceae bacterium DNA region contains:
- a CDS encoding tetratricopeptide repeat protein: protein MRSSIILTVALFILIASTRTFAQYAQIDPRTLPAEIAAQETIVASAASKDWQAWLKLAVLLEDAGSYRQSEDAYRQTIALLRAPDPLTVADVFDHMATMYIASGRPSEAEPIERHALAIREYQHDKLGAGVSHMHMAMILLGENALRPAQAEAQTAVNLLVPEYGDHAGVSVATPEEKMNALVDLSLIQSASGASQTALAALQGALRIAHENYPDDSIPVGYIEFTLGQTLWKTGDATQGDILMDRGVQKLSSEISWSHPAYLGTLRQYKVFLLATKQQGKAQQIAAKIATLEKLDHPLVSFAVASASAANSHNLPK, encoded by the coding sequence ATGCGCTCTTCGATAATCCTGACCGTTGCCCTCTTCATCCTGATTGCTAGCACCAGAACCTTCGCCCAATATGCACAAATTGACCCGCGCACCTTGCCCGCCGAGATCGCCGCACAAGAGACCATCGTGGCATCCGCGGCCAGCAAGGACTGGCAGGCATGGCTGAAACTCGCGGTTCTCCTTGAGGATGCTGGAAGCTACCGTCAATCCGAGGACGCCTATCGTCAGACCATCGCTCTCTTGCGAGCGCCCGACCCGCTCACCGTCGCGGACGTCTTCGATCACATGGCCACCATGTACATCGCGAGCGGCCGGCCATCGGAAGCTGAGCCCATTGAACGTCATGCCCTCGCCATCCGCGAATATCAGCACGACAAACTCGGCGCAGGAGTCAGCCACATGCATATGGCGATGATCCTGCTGGGCGAGAACGCGCTGCGCCCCGCTCAGGCTGAAGCACAGACCGCCGTCAATCTCCTCGTCCCTGAATACGGTGACCACGCAGGCGTATCCGTCGCGACTCCCGAAGAGAAGATGAACGCGTTAGTCGATCTCTCGCTGATTCAATCCGCCTCGGGTGCGAGCCAGACCGCGCTGGCCGCTCTCCAGGGAGCGCTTCGCATCGCGCACGAAAACTATCCGGATGACAGTATTCCCGTTGGCTACATCGAATTCACGCTCGGCCAGACCTTGTGGAAGACCGGCGATGCAACCCAGGGGGACATATTGATGGACCGCGGCGTACAGAAACTTTCCAGCGAGATCAGTTGGAGCCATCCGGCCTACCTCGGAACCCTGCGGCAATACAAGGTGTTTTTGCTCGCCACAAAACAGCAGGGCAAGGCTCAGCAGATCGCGGCCAAAATCGCTACGCTCGAGAAGCTCGATCACCCTTTGGTCTCATTCGCCGTAGCCTCAGCCAGCGCCGCGAACTCTCACAACCTCCCGAAATAA
- a CDS encoding histidine kinase — MQGSSSFPGAAFGPRVTSRQRYLRQLAFSVLCWSGLIILEASQVFAADVPLGRQLPFVHYLAWAAFNWFVMVPLTPLIYQLGEHYPIVGPKWTTHLIKPHAFGFFVCLGAQALGRGCAGWIYTRHHELPATFIGLVSQWIAMRGIFAVIAYLTIILIAGRVQLREQARQREVHRAQVEASLASADLEKLRIQLQPHFLFNTLQAAITLVQQDPQAAEDVLLRLSQLLRVALDEMEAKEIPLSRELEILDLYVGIQRRRFGERLAVEVHADAAVLNYSVPPLILQPLVENAIRHGIGKRKGQDCVEIFARRHEDDLQIEVWNRNSIVEESQTPLDQRGVGLRNTRARLEYSYGSGASLTFRPLSPGGAVVLIVIPLHSGVPAATSVPSRAAV; from the coding sequence ATGCAAGGATCGTCGTCATTTCCGGGTGCGGCGTTTGGTCCGCGGGTGACTTCCCGCCAACGCTATCTGCGACAGCTTGCATTCTCCGTGCTCTGCTGGAGCGGGCTCATCATCCTTGAGGCGAGCCAGGTCTTCGCGGCGGATGTTCCGTTGGGAAGGCAGCTGCCGTTTGTGCATTATCTCGCGTGGGCAGCGTTCAACTGGTTTGTCATGGTCCCGCTGACTCCGCTGATCTATCAGCTTGGGGAGCATTACCCGATTGTCGGGCCGAAGTGGACGACGCACCTCATCAAGCCTCACGCCTTCGGCTTTTTTGTCTGCCTGGGTGCGCAAGCCCTGGGAAGGGGATGCGCCGGGTGGATCTATACACGCCATCACGAACTGCCCGCTACGTTCATCGGTCTGGTGAGCCAGTGGATAGCGATGCGCGGGATTTTCGCGGTGATTGCGTACCTGACGATCATTCTGATAGCGGGACGGGTGCAGCTTCGCGAGCAAGCTCGACAACGCGAGGTTCACCGGGCCCAGGTTGAAGCATCCCTGGCTTCCGCCGACCTCGAAAAGCTGCGCATCCAGTTGCAGCCGCATTTTCTCTTCAACACGCTTCAGGCCGCGATAACGCTGGTTCAGCAGGACCCGCAGGCTGCGGAGGATGTTCTTCTCCGCCTCAGTCAATTGCTGCGTGTGGCTCTGGATGAAATGGAAGCGAAGGAAATTCCACTTTCCCGGGAGCTGGAGATTCTGGATCTGTATGTCGGTATTCAGCGACGCCGTTTCGGTGAGCGTCTTGCGGTAGAGGTTCACGCGGATGCTGCGGTGCTGAATTATTCGGTGCCGCCGCTGATCCTGCAGCCGCTTGTCGAAAATGCCATTCGGCACGGCATCGGCAAACGCAAAGGACAGGATTGCGTCGAGATCTTTGCGCGCCGGCATGAGGATGATCTGCAGATTGAAGTGTGGAACCGGAACAGCATCGTGGAGGAGTCGCAGACACCGCTGGACCAGCGCGGCGTCGGCCTGAGAAATACGAGGGCGAGGCTGGAGTATAGCTATGGATCGGGCGCGTCGCTTACGTTTCGTCCGCTGAGTCCCGGAGGAGCGGTTGTCCTGATCGTCATCCCTCTGCATTCCGGCGTGCCGGCAGCGACCAGCGTTCCATCGAGGGCTGCAGTATGA
- a CDS encoding LytTR family DNA-binding domain-containing protein, with product MRALIVDDEALARAALSRLLKRDGGITIVGECEDGESAVRSIRQMKPDVVFLDVQMPEMDGFQVIECIGVEEMPTTIFVTAYDKYAMRAFDANAVDYLLKPFVPDRLSRALARARDGWQNRQDKDAAKRLFALLENRYASDYVRRLAVASSGRIVFVAVEEIDWIGAEDNYARLHVGRRVYEVRETLQALMEKLDPGEFIRIHRSTIVNVRRIREVQPWFQGSHIIVLQSGEELRMSRYQKEAVERLLGKRASHAR from the coding sequence ATGCGGGCCTTGATCGTGGATGACGAGGCGCTGGCGCGGGCCGCGCTATCGCGCCTGCTGAAGCGAGATGGTGGAATCACGATTGTCGGTGAATGCGAGGACGGAGAATCGGCGGTGCGGTCGATCCGGCAGATGAAACCCGACGTAGTGTTTCTCGATGTCCAGATGCCCGAGATGGACGGGTTTCAGGTTATCGAATGCATTGGAGTGGAAGAGATGCCGACGACGATCTTCGTTACGGCATATGACAAGTACGCGATGCGCGCGTTTGACGCGAATGCAGTGGATTACCTGTTGAAGCCATTTGTGCCGGATCGACTGTCGCGCGCACTGGCGCGGGCACGGGATGGCTGGCAGAACCGGCAGGACAAAGATGCGGCCAAGAGGCTGTTCGCTCTGCTGGAGAATCGTTATGCGTCAGATTATGTACGGCGCCTCGCTGTGGCTTCGAGCGGAAGGATTGTGTTTGTCGCCGTGGAGGAGATTGATTGGATTGGAGCGGAGGACAACTACGCGAGATTGCATGTGGGGCGCCGCGTGTATGAGGTCCGCGAGACGCTGCAGGCACTGATGGAGAAGCTGGACCCGGGCGAGTTCATTCGCATTCACCGGTCAACAATTGTGAATGTGCGACGAATCCGGGAGGTGCAGCCGTGGTTTCAGGGCAGCCACATCATCGTTCTGCAGAGCGGCGAGGAACTGCGGATGTCGCGCTATCAGAAAGAGGCGGTCGAGCGGCTGCTGGGAAAACGAGCGAGTCACGCGCGTTGA
- a CDS encoding choice-of-anchor D domain-containing protein, giving the protein MGVRRSIFFAGFLLGSFVPLTAQVPARSNAKIVGSNLPIVFEPAPAAQDSSVAIIGRVAGGTVAFRPSAIEIYTGHQPGPFAITFDGAQPTPPSAVDRAQSQTNYLLGSDPALWRTHVANYARVVYLGLYKDIDAVFYGNGSHLEHDFIVKPGADYRQIRMRLPANSQAHIESDGALTMTLAGMSLRMDAPSIYQNVNGQKQPRDGAFHLQSDGSIGFTVAHYDPRFDLVIDPVLDFSTYLSPLGSDGLAIATDANGNSYVTGTGSLGFPVTSGAFSSCATCTANNGVTFISKLSSDGSKLIYSTVLGGNSFAQPTGIAVDASGDAIVSGWTGATDFPTKSGQPILPQNNNYVGFLVSLSPDGSSLNYGTLLSSGPAATQSAMTYATAVALDSTGNAYVTGETGGGFFISSGALNHAVTGNSSYNSFDVYLAKFSPAGALVYSAVLGTADPQNGGGGPIGASAIAVDAAGDAYVAGQAGTLWPITSGAYLSTIAGSQPYATPFVIKVAPDAKSVLYSTYLDYAYVVKGLSVLGNGNVFITGDDAGKTYPTTSNAYLANNGSGSSSFLTELNASGSALVYSTMVCATCTVNGMAIDSSGNIWLASQTSDAQFPLKLPLQSIMASPMSVVSEFDPTGQNLEFSTFLGGPAAGYASSVAIDPNLRVHVSGAAQYGMYTTSGAYAGSVPVPGAGYTSSTYAYVALIDPAVSSAGLCLNPNYAFNLTAPVGSSTERQLTITSCGAQPLSITNITTPSGDFSIPSAENGCLQNLAVGQSCTVSVHFAPSVSGNQSSTLTIASNSPIPAVLPLTGTGTTAPVMTLSATSLTFGPQLVGTTSAAQTITISNTGNATLNGIGFGQISADEPIFPLTYTCGYSLAPNTSCTFSVAFKPSATGTTSATVLVENSSNLPLQQVSLSGTSPKTPFSIGTQTAGSTSNTVTAGVTANYALSITTAGGYTGTVNMSCTGLPANASCGFTPANLSLTSGTPTNFTLSISTETTQTAALLHTGEWGTVLGLLLVIPFKRNRKRAAALVCFGTLLFATAISGCSGGGGSGTTTPQPLKVAPGTYTIQLTASDASSNQATEAITLVVQ; this is encoded by the coding sequence TTGGGCGTAAGGCGTTCGATCTTCTTTGCTGGCTTTCTTCTCGGTTCATTCGTCCCTCTCACAGCTCAGGTTCCCGCACGATCAAACGCAAAGATCGTCGGCAGCAATCTGCCCATCGTCTTCGAGCCTGCACCTGCCGCACAAGACAGTTCCGTCGCCATCATCGGCCGCGTGGCTGGCGGGACCGTCGCCTTTCGACCTTCGGCAATCGAGATCTACACCGGTCACCAGCCCGGCCCGTTCGCAATCACCTTCGATGGCGCTCAACCGACCCCACCCAGCGCTGTTGACCGTGCGCAGAGTCAGACCAATTACCTGCTCGGAAGTGATCCGGCGCTGTGGCGCACTCACGTCGCAAACTACGCCAGGGTCGTCTATCTCGGCTTGTACAAAGACATCGACGCTGTCTTCTATGGCAACGGAAGCCACCTCGAGCATGACTTCATCGTGAAGCCCGGTGCGGATTACCGGCAGATCCGTATGCGTCTCCCGGCGAACTCGCAGGCTCACATCGAGAGCGACGGCGCGCTCACGATGACCCTCGCCGGCATGTCACTGCGCATGGACGCGCCTTCTATCTATCAAAACGTAAACGGTCAAAAGCAGCCTCGCGACGGAGCATTTCACTTGCAGTCCGACGGCTCCATCGGCTTCACGGTCGCACACTACGATCCACGTTTCGACCTGGTCATCGATCCGGTACTCGACTTCTCAACCTATCTGTCTCCTTTGGGATCGGACGGACTCGCAATCGCGACGGATGCGAATGGCAACAGTTATGTGACAGGCACGGGCTCGCTTGGGTTCCCAGTCACCAGTGGTGCATTTTCCAGTTGCGCCACGTGCACGGCGAACAACGGTGTCACCTTTATCAGCAAACTCAGTTCCGATGGCTCAAAGCTGATCTATTCCACCGTGCTCGGCGGCAACAGCTTTGCCCAGCCCACCGGCATTGCGGTGGATGCAAGCGGAGATGCCATCGTTTCGGGTTGGACCGGCGCGACGGACTTCCCCACCAAGTCAGGCCAGCCGATTCTGCCTCAGAACAACAACTACGTGGGATTTCTCGTCTCGCTCTCGCCAGATGGCTCTTCGCTGAACTACGGCACCCTGCTGAGCAGCGGGCCGGCGGCCACGCAGAGCGCGATGACGTATGCGACCGCCGTCGCCTTGGACAGCACCGGCAATGCCTACGTAACTGGAGAGACCGGGGGCGGATTTTTCATCTCATCCGGAGCTCTGAACCATGCCGTCACGGGCAACTCTTCTTACAACAGCTTCGACGTTTATCTGGCCAAATTCAGCCCCGCCGGCGCTCTTGTCTACAGCGCGGTGCTCGGAACCGCTGACCCGCAAAACGGAGGCGGAGGACCGATCGGCGCAAGCGCCATCGCCGTCGATGCCGCTGGCGACGCATACGTCGCCGGACAGGCCGGCACACTTTGGCCCATCACAAGCGGCGCCTATCTCAGCACGATCGCAGGATCGCAGCCGTACGCGACTCCCTTCGTCATCAAAGTTGCACCGGATGCGAAGAGTGTCCTCTATTCCACCTACCTGGACTACGCCTACGTTGTGAAGGGCCTTTCCGTGCTCGGCAACGGAAATGTATTCATCACGGGTGACGACGCAGGAAAGACGTACCCCACGACGAGCAACGCCTACCTGGCGAACAACGGAAGCGGCTCTTCTTCGTTTCTGACCGAGCTCAATGCGAGCGGATCCGCCCTAGTCTACTCCACCATGGTCTGCGCAACATGCACTGTGAATGGAATGGCGATCGACTCCAGCGGCAACATCTGGCTGGCGTCGCAGACCAGTGACGCGCAGTTTCCGCTTAAGCTGCCGCTGCAATCGATCATGGCATCACCCATGTCAGTCGTAAGTGAATTCGATCCGACCGGACAGAACCTGGAGTTCTCAACTTTTCTGGGTGGCCCGGCCGCCGGATATGCAAGCAGCGTGGCCATCGATCCGAACCTGCGCGTGCACGTCTCAGGAGCAGCCCAGTATGGCATGTACACAACCAGCGGCGCCTACGCCGGTTCGGTTCCTGTTCCCGGCGCCGGATACACCTCATCCACCTACGCCTATGTCGCTCTGATCGATCCCGCAGTCTCCTCGGCCGGCCTGTGCCTCAATCCCAACTACGCCTTCAACCTGACTGCCCCGGTTGGCAGTTCTACTGAGAGACAGCTGACAATCACCAGCTGCGGTGCGCAGCCGCTATCCATCACCAACATCACGACCCCTTCAGGGGACTTCTCCATTCCTTCAGCCGAGAATGGATGCCTCCAGAATCTGGCCGTCGGCCAGAGCTGCACGGTTTCGGTGCATTTTGCGCCGTCTGTTTCGGGCAATCAATCCTCTACCCTGACCATCGCTTCAAACTCGCCCATTCCCGCAGTGCTGCCACTTACAGGCACCGGAACGACGGCACCGGTGATGACACTCTCGGCCACCTCCCTCACCTTCGGCCCCCAACTGGTTGGCACGACATCCGCCGCTCAGACCATCACGATCTCGAATACAGGAAATGCCACTCTCAACGGCATCGGCTTCGGACAGATCTCGGCCGATGAACCGATCTTTCCGCTCACCTACACGTGTGGCTATTCGCTCGCTCCCAATACCTCCTGCACATTCAGCGTTGCTTTCAAACCATCGGCGACAGGTACAACGTCCGCCACAGTCCTCGTTGAAAACAGTTCGAATCTACCTTTGCAGCAGGTGAGCCTCTCTGGGACATCCCCGAAGACGCCATTCTCCATCGGCACCCAAACCGCCGGGAGCACGAGTAACACGGTTACCGCTGGCGTCACGGCAAACTACGCACTCTCCATCACTACCGCCGGAGGGTATACCGGCACAGTGAACATGTCCTGCACTGGCCTTCCGGCGAACGCCTCGTGCGGCTTCACTCCTGCCAACCTCTCTCTTACCAGCGGCACTCCAACAAATTTCACGCTCTCCATCTCTACTGAAACCACCCAGACCGCCGCTCTGCTGCACACAGGTGAATGGGGAACAGTCCTCGGACTTCTCCTTGTGATCCCGTTCAAGCGGAATCGAAAACGAGCTGCAGCCCTGGTCTGCTTCGGAACGCTCCTGTTTGCCACCGCCATTTCCGGATGCAGCGGTGGCGGAGGTTCGGGAACGACAACCCCGCAACCGCTAAAGGTCGCACCGGGCACCTACACGATCCAGCTAACGGCTTCCGATGCCTCCTCAAACCAGGCGACAGAAGCCATAACCCTGGTCGTTCAATAA